AACCGCGATCACGGGGTGGAGCGCTTCCACATGGTGGCCAACCGGGTGCGCTCGCCGGAGGAGGGGCGGATGCTCTTCCGCAAGCTCTCCGCGGCCACCGACCGCTTCCTCGACCTGGCCATCGATTACGTGGGCATGGTGCCGGAGGATGACTGCCTGCGGCGCGCCGTCCAGAAGCAGCAGCCGGTGGTTACCAGCTTCCCCGGTAGCCCGGCAGCGCGGGCCTTCAAGGACATGGCCATGCGCGTGCAGAAGTGGCCCATGCCGGCACAGATGGTCGGCAACCTGGAGTTCTTCGTTGAGCGCCTGGTGCAATACAGTGCCGGGGAGGTGTCCTGATGAACGGACATGCCATGTACGCCGAAGTGGCGGCGCAGAGCCAGAATGACCTGCTGGTGAGGCACGCCTCGCTGGTCAAGCGCATCGCCCACCACCTGGCCGGCCGATTGCCGCCCAGCGTGCAGTTGGACGACCTGATCCAGGCGGGCATGGTGGGGCTGTTGGAAGCGGCCCAGCAGTACGATGCCGGCCAGGGGGCGAGCTTCCAGACCTACGCCGGGATCCGCATTCGCGGGGCCATGCTGGACGAGATCCGGCGGTTGGACTGGACCCCGCGCTCGGTGCACCGCAAGGGCCGCTCGGTGGCCGAAGCGATCCGGACCATTGAGCACCGCACCGGGCGGGATGCCCGCGATCACGAGGTGGCCCACGAACTGGGCATCACCCTCGACGAGTACCACCAGATCCTGCAGGATGTTTCCACATCCCGCGTCTTCAGTATCGATCAGGAGGATCCGGCGACCGGCGAACCGCACCAGCTACCGGGCGACCACCCGGAGCCCTTTGCCGAGATCACCGACGAGGGCTTTCAGCAGGCACTGGCCGAGGCCATCCGCCAGTTGCCGGAGCGGGAACAGCTCATCATGGCCCTGTACTACGACGAAGAGCTCAACCTGCGCGAGATCGGCCAGGTGCTCAATATCACCGAGTCGCGCGTCAGCCAGATTCACGGCCGTATCGTCGTCAAGCTGCGCGACTTGCTCAAGGACTGGCTGAGCCGCGGCTAACGCCGCCTCTGTGTGCTAACGGGCCGGATGTAATAGGGGGACTGTCACAGCCATGAACAAGAACATGAAGATCCTCATCGTGGATGATTTCTCCACGATGAGACGCATCATCAAGAACCTGCTGCGGGATCTGGGTTTCAACAACACCGTCGAGGCCGACGACGGCAAGACGGCCCTGCCTATCCTCAAGCGCGGCGGCATCGACTTCCTGGTCACCGACTGGAACATGCCGGGCATGACCGGGCTGGAATTGCTCAAGGAAGTGCGAGCCGATCCCGATCTCAAGGACCTGCCGGTGCTCATGGTCACCGCCGAGGCCAAACGTGATCAGATCGTGGCCGCCGCCCAGGCCGGCGTGAACGGATACATCGTCAAGCCGTTCACCGCCGTCACGCTCAAGGAGAAGATCGAGAAGATCTTCGAGCGGATCGACGCCGAGGGGGCGTGAACGCATGAGCGCAGAATCCATGAGCGATGGCCAGGCCAATCACCCGCAGGAGGATAGCCTGGCGCGTTACCGCGAGGCGGCGGAACGCCTGATGCAGGCGGTTGACCGGGGGGACCAGGGCGAGGCCGACGCGGTGGTGGACGAGCTGACCCACCTGCGCGAGACCGAGCTCTTCCAGCAGCTGGGCCAGTTGACCCGCGACCTGCACGAGGCGATCAAGTCCTTCAAGCTGGACACGCGGCTGTCAGACATCGCCGCCACCGAGATCCCCGACGCCCGGGAGCGCCTGAACTACGTCATCACCATGACCGAGCAGGCGGCCCACCGCACCCTGGGCATCATCGAAGAGTCCATGCCGCTCACCGACGAGCTCCGCGACCAGTCCGCGGAGCTGGCCGAGCGCTGGCGCGCCTTCCGTCGCCGGGAGCTCTCCGCCGAAGAGTTCCGCGAACTCTCGCGGGACATCGACGGCTTCCTGGGGCGCGCCCGGCTGTCCGCGTCCGATCTGCACAATAAGCTCTCCGAGGCCCTGATGGCCCAGGACTACCAGGACATCACCGGGCAGGTCATCCGTCGGGTGATCGGGCTGGTCGAGGAGGTCGAGGAGAACCTGGTGCAGATGGTGGCCCTGTCCGGCAAGGCCCGGGGTGAAGAATCCCGGAAAACGGCCGATAAGGGCAAAGAGAACAAGGAAACCGATATGCGGGGCGAAGGGCCACAAATGCCCAGCAAGGGTGAGGATGTGGTCAAGGGCCAGGACGACGTGGACGATCTGCTGTCCAGCCTGGGCTTCTGATTGGACACGCGCCCGGCTCCTGCCGGCTGAGCAGGGCACCGCATGAATCACAGGGGGCAGGCATGGGGATCGACATCGAAGACGACATCGTTCAGGACTTTCTGGTGGAGTCCCGGGAAATCCTGGAGAACCTCGGCGAGCAGTTGGTGGACCTGGAGCAGAGTCCCGACGACCGCGATCTGCTCAACGCCGTCTTCCGCGGTTTCCACACCATCAAGGGCGGTGCGGGCTTCCTGAGCCTGGACCCGTTGGTGGAGGTCTGTCACCGCACCGAGGACGTCTTCAATCTGCTGCGCAATGGCGATCGCACCGTCACCCCGGAGTTGATGGACACGGTGCTGCAGGCGCTTGACGTGGTGGTCAACCAGTTCAACAGCATCGAGAACGGCGAGGACCCCGAGCCCGCCGACCCGGCACTGCTGCGCGACCTGGAGGCCCTGAACATCACCGACGAGCAACGGCTGGCCGGGGAGGGCGCTCCGCAGGGCGACACGGCCGCCGCCGACCCGCCGGTACAAGGGAAGAGGCAGGCCGAGGGTGCCCCTGGTCAGGGGGAAGAGGGCGACATCAGCGACCAGGAATTCGAGCAGTTGCTCGACGCCCTGGAGGACGAGCAATCCGCGCCCGCTGCAGATCCCGCCGGTACCGACCAGGGCGCCAGCAGCAGCGACGAGATCACCGACGACGAATTCGAAGCCCTGCTGGACGAGCTGCACGGCAAGGGCAAGCACGCCGGCGTGCCCGAAAAGGAGCCGGCTTCCGCCTCCACCGGCGACCAGGGTGGGACCCAGGCTGCCCCGGATCAGCCTCAGGGCAACGGCGACGAGGAGATATCCGAGGACGAGTTCGAGGCCCTGCTAGACGACCTGCACGGCAAGGGCGGCGCCCCCGGGAAGGGAGCGGCGGACGACAAGGCGGACCGCGGTTCTGCATCGGCCTCCGAGGCCCCGCCTGCCGCCCCCCGGGAGCCGACGCCCAAGGCCCGGGCGGAGCAACCCGCGCAGCCCGCCAAGCCGGCCGCGGGTGGCGGTTCCGGTGGCCAGAAAGGGGGCGGTGGTACGGGGGGGCAGTCCTCGGGCGGTGGGGGTGCCGGCAAGGCACCCGCACCCAAACCGGAAGCCACCGTGCGCGTGGATACCGCCAAGCTGGACGACATCATGAACCTGGTCGGGGAGCTGGTCCTGGTCCGGAATCGGCTGGCCACGTTGCGCGGCGTGCTGGGCGATGAGCGCATGGGGCAGGCGGTCTCAGACCTGGAACTGGTTACCTCCGACTTGCAGACCGCGGTCATGAAGACCCGGATGCAGCCGATCAAGAAGGTCTTCGGGCGCTTCCCCCGCCTGATCCGTGATCTCGCGCGGAACATGGACAAGGACATCAAGCTGGAGACCCGCGGCGAGGACACCGACCTGGACAAGAACATGGTCGAGGCCCTGGCCGATCCCATGGTCCACCTGGTGCGCAACGCCGTGGACCACGGCATCGAACCCCCGGACGAGCGTGAGGCAGCGGGCAAGCCCCGCGCCGGCACAGTCCTGCTGGCCGCCGAACAGGAGGGGGATCACATCCTGCTCACCATCGCCGACGACGGCCGGGGTATGGATGCCGAGAAGCTGCGTAACATCGCGGTGGAAAAGGGCGTGATGGACCGAGAGTCCGCCAACCGGCTGGACGAGAAAGAGTGCTACAACCTGATCTTCGCCGCTGGCTTCTCCACCAAGGAGGAGATCTCCGACGTCTCTGGGCGCGGGGTGGGCATGGACGTGGTCAAGAACAGCATCTCGCGTCTGAACGGCACGGTGGATATCGACTCCGAGATGGGTGTCGGCACCACCATGAAGGTTCAGCTGCCGCTGACGCTCGCCATCCTGCCCACGCTGATGGTCAAGGTCGGGGGGCGCAAGTTCGCCTTGCCCATGTCCGTGGTCCGCGAGATCTTCGAGCTCAACCACAAGCGGACGAACGTGGTGAACGGGCGGCTGGTGGTCATGGTGCGCAACAAGGCCATGCCGCTGTTCTTCCTCGAGCGCTGGCTGCAGCAGATGGGCGAGGGTACCGTGCGGAGCATGCACGAGGCCGGCAGCGACGACGAGCGCCAGGTGGTGACCGTGATCCTCGGCAACCAGGCCGTGGGCTTCGTGGTGGACGAGGTCATCGGGCTCGAGGAGGTGGTCATCAAACCCCTGGGTGCCATGCTCCAGGGGCTGCCCGGCCTGGCCGGGTCCACCATCACCGGCGACGGCAAGATCGCCCTCATCGTCGACATCCCCAGTCTGGTCAAGGCTTACGGTACCCGGCTCTGACCGGGTGCCGTCGGCCAATGCCCCCCGGTCCGGCCCCGCTGAGCCCGCCTGATACGGTAGACTGCGACTACCGAGACATGAACGTCCCTGCATCGGGAACTGGGAGGTAATGGGTGAAAGTACGTGCGCTGGTGGTGGATGACTCCGGCTTCTTCCGCCGCCGTATCAAGGCCATGTTGCAGGAGCATCCCCGCATCGAGGTGGTGGGGGAAGCGGCCAATGGACGGGAGGCGGTGGCGCAGGTGCAGAAGCTCCGCCCGGACGTGGTCACCATGGACATCGAGATGCCGGAGATGGACGGCATCACTGCCGTGCGCGAGATCATGCGCCAGCAGCCCACCCCGGTGCTCATGTTCTCCTCGCTGACCTACGACGGCGCCCGCGAGACCCTCGATGCCCTTGATGCCGGGGCGTCCGATTTCATTCCCAAGCGGTTCGCGGACATCTCCGGCGACATGGAGCAGGTCAAGCGCCAGTTGCAGGAGCGCGTGATCGCGCTGGGCGGTGGCCGCGGCGCGCCGGCCAGTCGTGCCCCGCGCCCCTCCGCGCCCACCAGCCCGCCGCCGGCCCGGAGCGAAGCGCAGCGCCCGGCAACCCCCGCGGCCCGGGCCGGCACGGAAAAAACCGGCGTTGCAACGGCGCGGTCGCGTGCGACAACACCATCCGCACCAGCCGCCGCGCCGGCAGAGGCCCCGCCGCCCCGTGCTGATCGCGGGCATCGGGTGCGCGCCGGGGACCTGAAGCTGGTCGTGATCGGGACATCCACCGGCGGCCCGGTCGCCCTGCAGCGGGTCATGACCCAGCTGCCGGCGGGTTACCCGCTGCCAGTGCTAATCATCCAGCACATGCCGGCGAGCTTCACGCCCGCCTTCGCCGAACGCCTCAACGAGTTGTGCCGAATCCAGGTGCGCGAGGCCCAAAACGGTGACGAATTGCGCCCGGGGCAGGCGCTGCTGGCACCCGGTGGCCGACAGGCCGCAGTGGAGGAGCGCGGCGGTAAATTGACGGTTCGTGTTTTTGACGCGTCGTCTGAGCAGTTCTACAAGCCGAGCGTGGATATCGCCTTCGCCTCCGCGGCCAAGTATTGCCCCGGCAAGACATTGGGTGTCGTGCTCACCGGCATGGGGGCCGATGGCTGCGAGGGTGCCAAGCTGATGAAGCGTGCGGGGAGCCCGATCTGGTCCCAGGACGAAGCCACCAGTGTCATTTACGGCATGCCGGCCGCTGTGGCCAAGGCGGGGCTCACCGACCGCGTCCTGCCCCTGGACCAGGTGGGCGAGGAGTTGGCCCGGCTGCGCTGAGCCCGGGGGGGTTGGCCCGCTGCTTGCATCATATGGCCTGTATTCCAGGCACACGGAGAACCGACGGCCAAGCCCATGAGGATCTGGACAGTCGCCAATCAAAAAGGCGGGGTCGGCAAGACCACCACCGCAGTCAGTTTGGGCGGCCTGCTTGCGCTCAAGCGCCGCCGTTGCGTGCTGGTGGATCTGGATCCTCACGGCTCGCTCACCGCCTACTTCGGCTACGACCCGGAGACCGTGCAGCCCAGCATTTACGATCTGTTCGACACACCGGGCAAGGCCCCGCCGGCGCGGGAGCTGTTGCACGACACCGGCGTGGAGGGCCTGAAGCTGATTCCCGCCTCCACGGCACTGGCGACCCTGGACCGTCAGCTGGGCAGCCGGCAGGGTATGGGGCTCGTGGTTCAGCGGGGTCTGGCGACGCTGGAGGATGACTTCGAGTTCGCCTTCCTGGACTGCGCGCCGATGCTGGGGGTGCTCATGGTCAACGCCCTGGCGGCCTGCGGCCACCTGCTGATACCGGTGCAGACCGAGTTTCTGGCACTGAAAGGCCTGGAGCGGATGATCCGGACCCTGGACATGGTGCAGCGTTCGCGCAGTCGGCCGTTACCCTACACCATCGTACCCACGCTCTATGACCGGCGTACCCGCGCCTCGGTGGAGTCGCTCAAGGAGATCCGCCGCGTCTACGGTGATAAGGCCTGGGAGGGCGCGATCCCGGTGGATACCCAGTTCCGCGATGCCAGCCGCGCGGGCCGGCCGCTGACGGTGATGCAGCCCTGGGCCCGCGGCAGTATTGCTTATCGCAAACTGCTGGACACTTTGGATACCGATGGGGCGGACGATGACCGGCCGGAGGTGCAGCATGGCTGACCGGCGGAACGGAGAGGACCCGGCGCTGGTGCGCCAGGACCAGGCCCTCAGCAGCTACCTGGAGGACCTGCTCTCGGCTATCCCGGAGGGCGACGAAGAGGCGTCCGGGCGGGAAGAAGCCCCGGAGCCGGAGCCCGCCCCGCACCCACCCCGACCGGTGTTGGATACCCCGGCCCGGCCGGTGACGCACCTGCCCACCGTGGCACCGCCGGAGCCCGCAGAGCCGGCGGTGAAGCCAGCCCCGGCGGAAGCCCCGCCCGCGGAGACGCCCGAGGAGCCCCCGCCAGCGGAGGTCCCTGCCGTTGATACGCCATCGGTCGCGGCCCGGCGGGCGCCGGCGCCAGAGCCAGAACCCGAAGGGCCTCATGACCCGATCCCGGAATGGGCCCGCCCCGATTTCCAGGCGCTCATTTTCTATGTGGGCGGGCTGCGGCTGGCTGTCCCCCTGGTCAAGCTGAACAGTGTGGTGCCGTATCCGCGGAAGGTTGCCCCAACGCCCGGCAAGCCGGACTGGTTCCGCGGCCTGTTCCATTACCGGGGGCGCAACGTGAAGGTGGTGGACACGGCTACCCTGGTGCTGGACCGGCACCGCAACCGGCTGTCCGACGAAGACCTGTCGCCCCGGAAGCTGCTGGTGGTAGGTGACAGCGAGTGGGCGTTGGCCTGCCGGGATGTGGGCGAGGTGATGCGGTTGAAACCGGACCAGGTGCAATGGCGCACCAGTCGCGGCCAACGCCGGTGGTTGGCCGGCACGGTGCGCGAGCACCTCTGCGCGCTGATGGACACCGACGCCTTCGCGGAATTGCTGGAGGAACACCGGACTTGAGTTTTCGGCGTGGGCGCCGACATGGTAGATATAAACCACCCGCAGCGCCGGGAATAGACAAGAACACGAGGACGTGAGACATGGCGCAGCAGCAAGAAGACGAGCAGCAATACGAGCAGGGGCCCACCAGCCAGTGGGTGACCTTCCGCCTGGACGACGAGACCTACGGCATCAACGTCATGCAGGTGCAGGAGGTGCTCCCGCTGTCCGAGATCGCGCCGGTGCCCGGTGCACCGCCCTTCGTCATGGGTATCATCAACCTGCGTGGCAAAGTGGTCACGGTGATCGACACCCGGCTGCGCTTCGGGCTGCCCGAGCGCGAACCGGACAAGAACAGCCGTATTGTTGTCATTGAGGCGGGGTCCCACATTGCCGGCATCATGGTGGACAGCGTGGCGGAGGTGGTGAACGTCGCCGAGCACGAGATCGATACCGCCCCCAACGTGGGCAACGAGGAGTCCTCGCGCTACATCTACGGCGTGGTCAGCCGCAAGGAGGGGTTGCTGATCCTGGTGGATGTCAATCGTATGCTCACGCAGGAGGAGTGGGACGACGTCGCCAGCGTGTAGTCGGCTGGCTTGTCCCGGGGGATTCGCGGTGCTAGATTAAAACTCCCACATCGGATGTGGGACCCAGGATCACCGCACGCTGGTGCGGTACAGGCCAACGGAAGAAAGGAGTTCAAAGGCCATGAAACGACATGTTGTTACCCGCTTTTTCACCGCTCTTGCGCTCTCCTCCCTGTCCGCCCTCGCCGTGGCATCGGGCGGTATTGATATCAACACCGCATCTGCCGAGCAGCTGGCTGAGCACCTTTCGGGCGTGGGCGAGGCCCGCGCACAGGCGATCATCGACTATCGGGAAGAGAACGGCCCGTTTGCCACGGCCGACGACCTGACCCGGGTCAGCGGGGTGGGCCCGGCCACCGTGGAACAGAACCGGCAACACATTCTGACCGAGTGACCCTATAGCGTTGCCGGCCCCACCGCCGTGGCGGTGGGGCCGGGGGTCGAAAGCGGTCCCTGCCTGTGCGGTAACCCGGCCGGCTTACATGTACACGCCACCGTTGATGTTCAGCTGCTGACCGGTGATGTAGGCACCCTCTGCGGCCAGGTAGGCCACGCCGCGGGCTACTTCCTCCGGTTCGCCGAAACGCTGCTGCGGCACATTGGCGAGAATCTTCTCCTGCACCTTTTCCGGGATGGCCGCCACCATCTCGGTGGCGGTGAAGCCCGGCGCCACCGCGTTCACGGTGATGTTGTTGCGGGCCACTTCCTTCGCCAGGCTCTTGGTGAAGGCGATAACCGCACCCTTGCTGGCCGCGTAGTTGGTCTGGCCGAAGTTGCCTGCCTGACCCACAAACGAGCTGATGTTGATGATTCGCCCGAAGTTGTTCTCGAGCATGGAGGGCAGGGCCGCACTGGTGACGTAGTACACGCTGTTCAGGTTGGTATTGATGACCGCGTGCCAGGCTTCGTCGGTCATCTTCTTGAACGTGGTGTCCTTGGTGATGCCGGCGTTGTTCACCAGCACATCCAGCCGGCCCCACTGGTCGAGCACCTGCTTGACCATATTGCGCGCGGACTCGGCCTCGCCGACGTCGGCCTGGATGACTAGCGCCTCGGTGCCGAGGGCCCGGATCTCCTCAGCGACAGCATCGGCCTTGTCCTTGCTGCCATGGTAGTTAATGGCCACCTTGGCACCCAGTTTGGCCAACTCCAGTGCGATGGATTTGCCGATACCGCGGGAGCCACCGGTAACCAGTGCGATTTTATCGTCGAGTCTTTGCATGGGGTAAACACTCCTCCTGTCTAGCCCTTTTTTGTGGATGATTAGCGCACCTGCAGTAAACAGTATAGGTACAATATTTTGCAAACTGCCTCCCCCGTCATCCCGGTGAGCACAATCCAGGCATGCTTGAAGAAGCGGTAAAGGAAGAAATACGCGAGGCCCTGCGCAATGTGGGGGAGAATGTATCGGGCTTTCGCAGCCGGTCGCAGCAGCGTCAGATGATCGCCGAAGTGGCCCGCACCCTGGCCGGCGACTGTGACGGGCGCCGCCTGCTGGCCATCGAGGGTCCCACGGGCACGGGCAAGAGCCTGGCCTATCTGCTGGCGGGTATCCCCGTGGCGCGTGCCGAGGGGCGCCAGCTCATCATCTCCACGGCGACGGTCGCGCTGCAGGAGCAGATCGTCGACCGCGATCTGCCGGCGCTGCAACGCAATTCCGGGCTGGATTTCACCTATGCACTGATCAAGGGGCGGCGGCGTTACGTCTGCACCCGCAACCTGGAGCAGCTGGTGGGCGGTGCGGCACAGGGGGAGATGGACCTGGGCAGCGCATCAGTAGGCCCGGCGCACTGGCCGCGTAAGCCCGAAGCCGGCGAGTTGGATGCGCTTCAGGCCCTCTACCAGGATCTGCTCGACGGCCGCTGGGATGGTGATCTGGACCGGCGGCCAGCCCCCGCCGCGGATCTACACGGCCCCATGACCACCGACCGGCATGGGTGCACCGGCCGCGGTTGCCCCCACGTCCGCGACTGCCCCTTCCACGTCGCACGCCGGGGCATGGAAGAGCAGGACGTACTGGTGGCCAACCACGACCTCGTGCTGGCGGACCTGGCCATGGGGGGCGGGGTGATTCTGCCGCCGCCGGAACAGGTCTTCTACGTATTTGACGAGGCGCACCATCTGGCAGCCCGGGCGACCGACGCCTTCCGGGCGGAGGCACCGCTCCAGGGCTCGGTCCAATGGCTGGAGAAGCTGCCGCGCCTGGCCGGGCAGGCCATCACGTTGTTGCCGGAGGACGCCGGCCGCCATCTGGAGGCGCTGGAGCGCTCCGTGAATGAGCTGTCGGCCATGCTGCATGAAATGCAGGGCATGATCCGCCGCGACTGGCGACAGAACAGCCGGGACGGCGTATGGCGCTTTCCCGCCGGTGAGTTGCCCGAGCCGATGGGCGACCTGGTGCCCGGGTTGCGCGATGCCAGTGCTGATGTGGAGAAGCATTTCGGGCGCATCGGTCAGGCCTTTGCCAAGGTCACCGCGGACGAGGGCGTCACTCCCGGTAGCGTGGCGGAACGCCTGGCGCCGGAGTTGGGCGAGGCGGCCTCCCGTGTCGAGCACCTGGCCGCCACCTGGCGGCTGGTCGCCCGCGAGCAGCCGCCGGAGGCGCCGCCGGTGGCCCGTTGGGTCACAGCCCTGGGCCACGGCCGACCGGATTACCTGGTCGCCGCCTCCCCGGTCTCCGCCGCCGCCATGCTGCGTGCCGGCCTCTGGTCGCGGGCCGCCGGGGCCGTGCTCACCTCCGCCACCCTCACGGCCCTGGGCCGCTTCGACCGGATGCGGTTGGCGTGCGGGCTGGAGGAGGACGACGGCACGCGCTACATCTCGCTGGCATCGCCCTTCGACTACCGCAACCGCGCGGTGCTGCACGTGCCGCGGATGGACTCCGACCCCCGAGACCCCGAGGGCCACACCGACGAACTGATCCGTGTCCTGCCCGGGCTGCTGGGGGCCGAACCCGGCGGCACCCTGGTGCTGTTTGCGTCCGCCCGGCAACTGGACGCCGTCTTCGAGGCTCTGCCGGCGGATTGCCAGGCGCGGGTACTGCGTCAGCGGGAGCAACCCCGCGCCGACCTGCTGGCCGCCCACGCCCGGGCGGTGGAGGCGGGCGGCGCATCGGTCATCTTCGGACTGGCCGGCTTTGCCGAGGGGGTGGACCTCCCCGGCGAGCTCTGTCGCCACGTGATCATCGCCAAGCTCCCCTTTGCGGTGCCCGACAGCCCAGTGGAGGCAACCCTGGCCGAGTGGCTGGAATCGCGGGGGCGCAACCCCTTTATGGACATCACCGTGCCGGACGCGGGCATGAAGCTGGTACAGGCCTGCGGGCGGCTGCTGCGCTCCGAGAGCGACAGCGGCCGGGTCACAGTGCTCGACCGCCGCCTGATCACCCACCGTTACGGCAAGGCGCTGCTGAGCGGCCTGCCCCCCTTCGGTCGGGAGATGGGCACCCCGCTCACAGCCCCGCCCCCTACCGGCACCGGTTAACCCCCATGCGCCCGGTGCGAGCCCGCGCCACGCTGCTACAGGACCTGGCAACCCTGCTGGAGAGCGGGCTCCCGGCGCGCGAGGCCGTGAATGCCTTGCGGCAGGCGCACCCGGCAAGCGAGCGCCCGCTGCGAAAAGTCGCCGCCGCGGCGGGGGCGGGGCGTGCGCTGTCCGGGGCGCTGGTTCGTGGCGGGATGCTCGCGCCCCATGAGCGCGCCTGGGTGGAGGCCCTGGAGGCGTGCGGCCGGGTCGATCTGGCGTTGCGCGAGTTGGGTGAGTGGGTCGTCCGGGATGAACGGGCCTGGGCCGCGGTGCGGGCGCGGCTGTTCTACCCGGCCGCGGTGTTTCTGCTCGTCCTGCTGCTGCGGC
The genomic region above belongs to Alkalispirillum mobile and contains:
- the dinG gene encoding ATP-dependent DNA helicase DinG, producing the protein MLEEAVKEEIREALRNVGENVSGFRSRSQQRQMIAEVARTLAGDCDGRRLLAIEGPTGTGKSLAYLLAGIPVARAEGRQLIISTATVALQEQIVDRDLPALQRNSGLDFTYALIKGRRRYVCTRNLEQLVGGAAQGEMDLGSASVGPAHWPRKPEAGELDALQALYQDLLDGRWDGDLDRRPAPAADLHGPMTTDRHGCTGRGCPHVRDCPFHVARRGMEEQDVLVANHDLVLADLAMGGGVILPPPEQVFYVFDEAHHLAARATDAFRAEAPLQGSVQWLEKLPRLAGQAITLLPEDAGRHLEALERSVNELSAMLHEMQGMIRRDWRQNSRDGVWRFPAGELPEPMGDLVPGLRDASADVEKHFGRIGQAFAKVTADEGVTPGSVAERLAPELGEAASRVEHLAATWRLVAREQPPEAPPVARWVTALGHGRPDYLVAASPVSAAAMLRAGLWSRAAGAVLTSATLTALGRFDRMRLACGLEEDDGTRYISLASPFDYRNRAVLHVPRMDSDPRDPEGHTDELIRVLPGLLGAEPGGTLVLFASARQLDAVFEALPADCQARVLRQREQPRADLLAAHARAVEAGGASVIFGLAGFAEGVDLPGELCRHVIIAKLPFAVPDSPVEATLAEWLESRGRNPFMDITVPDAGMKLVQACGRLLRSESDSGRVTVLDRRLITHRYGKALLSGLPPFGREMGTPLTAPPPTGTG